In Cotesia glomerata isolate CgM1 linkage group LG3, MPM_Cglom_v2.3, whole genome shotgun sequence, one genomic interval encodes:
- the LOC123260372 gene encoding protocadherin-like wing polarity protein stan isoform X1, whose translation MARIVWILAVICCLAGICQVTEGYLAIISSNLSPGTLIFEAGVPQLGGKRKYDVSGDRTARFARKLLKVNPHNGRVTLARKLNCDGLQYPRLFTFYIDSTSSRLGRPNIDYYSLPLRVLITGCGDENQDLAATKGWMAETLASYAMPSTEKFTEICLRRSQLVAGLRDFLPHTALKECETRWDGVADSRFLIEGTGGDLVSASEQCLIDPLWKISVSMTLRCSSSLTHLVDTEHRLKIVFHHQQLDDTDLGRRVRRELKNRSPFFEHGLYTAAVEEEKEPGELVTIVRARDPEGGTVHYSMQSLLDARSTALFLLDSITGKVTTRAKLDRESVELHYFKVLAVDDSFPPRTGTTTLQINVLDANDHPPTFEWPEYEAPIRETVPLGSTVIAVKATDKDSGRNAEVEYNILSTTGGGTTSIAQDSETFRIDQKSGVVTTRMSLDREKTEVYTVLITASDLSNTVSLRKTATTTLIVRILDDNDNYPQFSERSYSTTIPEDIDYTTNPIIAHIQATDADSGPNAAIRYNIIGGNTQNTFSIDSLSGDVTLVKPLDYETIDLYRIVVRAQDGGAPARSNTTQLLVHVEDVNDNAPRFFTSLLQETVSEGVPIGYSVVRVQAYDGDKGLNALIKYYIGARDINGGSTENIPISVNPETGWIHTTKQLDREICSRYQFTVVAIDSGEPPKSGSATVVITITDINDNDPKFESKNYEAVVSEDDPPGTSVSLVTATDPDEDSKIHYDITAGNSRARFSITSQNGGGLITVAQPLDYKQEKRFVLTVTASDSGGRMDTALVYINISDANNFAPIFENAPYSVSVFEDAPIGTTVLVVSATDSDVGQNAQVTYSLGTDSDDDDGNNKNNDNSEFTINPQTGAITTTRPLDRERTSGYLLTVTAKDGGVPGLSDTTDVEISVTDVNDNPPVFEAAQYTGTVPEDVLVGTSVVRVSATDADQGLNGRVRYTLDDDGDGAFAIDSTTGIVRTAKQLDRESVMRYTLKAMAVDRGIPALSSIVPIIIKIEDVNDSPPAFESDKIILYIPENSPIGSTVGEIYAHDPDEGLNAVVQYSIIGGEDANSFTLNTRPGSDRAELITLEELDYESQKKKYEIFVRAASPPLRSDVLVQIMITDINDNAPVLKDFQIIFNNFKDFFPTKSIGKIPAVDADVTDKLYYNILSGNNANLITLNKTTGEIILSPQLNTNVPRIATMEVSVSDGVNQVKATMTLSVRLITDKILYNSITVRLDDMTVEAFLSPLLNYFIDGLAAIIPCPRENIFIFSVQQDTDVNGKILNVSFSARKVEPGNIDEFYTSQYLQERVYLNRGILARLSTLVVLPFDDNLCVREPCLNFEDCITVLKFGNASGFATSNTILFRPIYPVTTFSCQCPRGFTGSKESYLCDMEVNLCFSNPCKNGGTCKRKEGGYTCICDDNYTGDNCQLSLNQSNICAASHTTDNNNYNVCKNNAKCIDKLDGGFTCESCPIIPLNTVTQFCELRARSFGPSTFLTFPSLKQRHRLNIKLKFATESSQGLLLYNGRYNEKHDFIALEIINSELQFSFSLGDKITRATAAIPGGVSDGQWHTVNVNYINRTVTITIDDCDIGLALHYGKKLGDKWSCAGTGEQILEPRCNLITETCHRFLDLTGPMQLGGLPSIPSDFQITNKDFIGCISDLYIDYKFIDLNSYVADNGTIVGCPEKYEFCLSSPCNNNGKCREIWSGYICECQEGFSGPQCSEEISKPWRFHGDGLLSFNPLLRPIQLPWMTAFSLRTRAVNSFIMNIQIGQNSSALFYLKDGKLATSLDGIEIIKTKVPINNGEWQRIEIIWQTGLVSLDINYRNNPLISSLPAKLQGLYVGRILLGGPDQSIVSSSSSSSSSTTTANTNTIISSGIGELQFYEGCIQDLRIGTNQSILQRPTVQENIGIGCTDDSECSVKCPEKSSCIKKWQASECVCDPGYVGEHCEAICDINPCHSDSGICLEENSSKRGYKCQCNSEEYTGEYCEVRVDQSCPTTWWGSPVCGPCYCDESKGYDPSCNKTNGECYCKKNHYQPPNGEKDQCIPCNCYTVGSRGPRCDPVTGQCRCLEGVIGRACTDCANPYAEVTSTGCQVIYNGCPKSYAGGLWWPQTLFNKTGDSPVVVVVFENCPGTAQGMASRQCDSESGGWQSPDLFNCTSDIFIQQRYNLAAIENSEMILNRDIAVKIARDLNFAVKNIKNMYGADVLIAESLFKLLLKYEESQADLHLTHNQDKDYVPNLVGIAGGILNKKYKDTWLRIEELNGDSTDKILDAMARYLKILTNSQHNTFTDPFEVVDPFVIMGMDTVTSESLFGYESTVNNGEIFKSAIEEIDKKVILPDTSSFLSTPTHLESYISFPKYNNYIADPRRFDPYSKIRVPLSLLGIKGVSPGEIKNNENEDNNEKAVLSYVQYKELGSLLPKKFDDSVNVRWGVEVAVGSPVITISILIPSDNGTKLLSNNPQSPVQIQLWISEDDGTKIRINPQCVHWSTARNSGEWSRIGCTTDIDDSTIDYYYLNPDNNNNNNNLERRKMINCSCQGVILQVKNLQLATFAVLTDVLDLEYVPEPSLLEDVTSYSAFMLSLPLLLSALLILTLIRGSATNSNSIHKNLVLCVFMGELLYLIALKARSPLVSNEFTCKLTAIGLHYSWLSAFAWTLVDSIHLYRMLTEMRDVNHGQMRFYYTIGYAIPAIIVGLTIGVRADQYGNFYFCWLSIYETVVWSLIGPICLAVVINFLILIISVKAAFTLKEHIMGFGNLRTLLWLSVASLPLLGATWTLAVLSASENSPILSYLLSVSIVVHSSFSLIGYCFINGRVRRNFYLSLLRCFGKKSPLLESSMMVNGSSSQNINGQSRSALAYNSNYISNGSGMITNVGTTTGTCRRVHVGVSTSSTTSRSTNKTGSSPYRSDVHLRHTSTSTSNYNSDRDPYMMSSTRSKKNRNTQHSSVNNPNRNSNKIILRNSRRDSESDESDGSHNDDDTTGGRGSAGRSLDLASSHSSDDDDVTSNPTGTDSNNINNKNNKRKIGLKTVGVSTQQQQQVTHNYLPNIHQQNSLVGDNGSGTDHLNILCSNTDLFPNIKPIYAPRWSSQLPEAYLPTNIDIRSSQWSGGTISDNEIASNKTSSPNPLPYPPDDISSPLKFGGAGEHDNNYSEGEDKISSNQNYNHIGGSYSGGGGGGGGGEKYLFPYTAEEDHTVSPTPYLLSMSSRILGSSLSHHSHNSNQDNHSGSERYGSLKRGQSQSLHGSLHDNLNAVDRYGSLKRGKITPTVLEDMPEYILPITGRILSSSLTHDLHHSNELAALRHHHQLQQQQQQQLLQQQQQQQQQHYEQTITETDEEYPYAFTGRILTPRHPFEGLRLQENNVQNKYLRYNNHFHKI comes from the exons ATGGCGCGCATAGTATGGATCCTAGCAGTAATTTGTTGTTTAGCCGGAATATGCCAGGTGACGGAAGGTTATTTGGCAATAATATCCTCAAATTTATCACCTGGTACCCTGATATTCGAAGCAGGTGTACCACAGTTAGGTGGAAAAAGAAAATACGATGTATCAGGCGACCGTACAGCACGGTTCGCCCGTAAATTACTTAAAGTAAATCCACACAATGGCCGAGTTACCTTGGCTAGAAAACTCAATTGCGATGGATTGCAATATCCCCGTTTATTTACATTCTACATTGATTCCACAAGTTCACGTTTAGGTAGACCAAACATAGATTACTATAGTTTACCACTGCGTGTACTGATAACCGGCTGTGGTGATGAAAATCAAGATCTAGCTGCAACTAAAGGGTGGATGGCTGAAACATTAGCTTCATATGCAATGCCAAGtactgaaaaatttacagaaatttgTTTAAGAAGATCACAATTAGTTGCTGGATTGCGTGATTTTTTGCCTCATACTGCTCTTAAAGAATGTGAAACAAGATGGGACGGTGTAGCTGATTCGCGTTTTTTAATAGAAGGCACCGGAGGAGATCTTGTTTCAGCCTCCGAGCAGTGTCTTATTGATCCACTTTGGAAGATATCAGTATCAATGACACTCAGATGCAGCAGTTCGTTAACTCATCTAGTTGATACTGAGCACCgtttaaaaatagtatttcATCATCAACAATTAGACGACACAGATCTTGGCAGACGTGTAAGAAGAGAATTAAAAAACCGATCACCATTTTTTGAGCACGGTCTTTACACAGCAGCcgttgaagaagaaaaagaaccCGGTGAATTGGTAACTATTGTACGAGCTCGTGATCCAGAAGGTGGAACAGTACATTATTCAATGCAATCACTATTAGATGCACGTTCTACCGCGTTATTTCTTCTAGATTCAATAACTGGTAAAGTAACAACTCGCGCTAAGCTTGACCGTGAAAGCGTTGaacttcattattttaaagtaCTAGCTGTTGATGATTCATTTCCTCCTAGAACAGGAACTACAACGTTGCAAATAAATGTCTTGGACGCAAATGATCATCCACCGACATTTGAATGGCCAGAATATGAAGCACCAATTCGCGAAACTGTTCCTTTAGGCTCGACAGTAATTGCTGTTAAAGCTACTGACAAAGATTCTGGCAGAAATGCTGAAGTTgagtataatattttatcaactaCTGGAGGCGGGACTACATCTATTGCTCAAGATTCAGAAACATTTCGGATTGATCAAAAATCTGGTGTTGTTACAACACGCATGTCGTTGGACAGAGAAAAAACTGAAGTGTATACGGTGTTAATAACTGCTTCTGATTTATCAAATACAGTATCTCTGCGTAAAACAGCAACAACGACTTTAATAGTCCGTATTTTGgatgataatgataactaTCCACAATTTTCAGAACGTTCTTATTCAACAACAATTCCTGAAGATATTGATTACACAACAAACCCAATAATAGCTCACATACAAGCAACTGACGCTGATAGTGGTCCTAATGCTGCGATTAGATACAATATTATTGGTGGCAATACCCAAAATACATTTTCAATAGATTCATTAAGCGGTGATGTTACACTAGTTAAGCCACTTGATTATGAAACAATTGATCTGTACCGTATTGTTGTCCGCGCTCAGGATGGTGGAGCTCCAGCACGTTCCAATACAACTCAATTATTGGTACATGTTGAAGATGTGAATGATAATGCTCCTAGATTTTTTACTAGCTTGTTACAAGAAACTGTATCTGAAGGAGTACCTATTGGTTATTCTGTTGTACGCGTTCAAGCTTATGACGGTGATAAAGGCTTGAAtgctttaattaaatattacattgGAGCTAGAGATATTAATGGAGGGTCTACGGAAAATATTCCAATATCTGTTAATCCAGAAACTGGTTGGATTCATACAACAAAACAATTAGATCGTGAAATCTGTTCGCGGTATCAATTTACAGTAGTAGCTATTGATTCTGGTGAACCACCCAAATCTGGAAGCGCGACTGTTGTAATTACAATTACAGATATTAATGACAATGATCCGAAGTTTGAGTCTAAAAATTATGAAGCTGTTGTGTCTGAAGATGATCCACCAGGTACTTCTGTGTCATTAGTAACAGCAACTGATCCAGATGAAGATTCtaaaattcattatgataTCACTGCTGGTAATTCAAGAGCTAGATTTTCTATAACTTCACAAAACGGTGGAGGATTAATCACAGTTGCTCAACCGCTTGATTataaacaagaaaaaagattTGTGTTAACTGTAACAGCTTCTGATTCTGGTGGAAGAATGGACACTGCATTAGTTTACATTAATATTTCTGATGCCAATAATTTTGCACCGATTTTTGAGAATGCTCCTTACTCAGTTTCAGTATTTGAAGATGCACCAATTGGCACAACAGTATTGGTAGTAAGTGCTACTGATTCAGACGTGGGACAAAATGCACAAGTAACATACAGCTTAGGTACTGAcagtgatgatgatgacggtaataataaaaataatgacaacaGTGAATTTACAATAAATCCACAAACAGGAGCTATAACAACAACACGTCCTTTAGACCGAGAACGAACTTCTGGgtatttattaacagtcactgctaAGGATGGTGGTGTTCCAGGACTTTCTGATACTACAGACGTTGAAATCTCTGTAACAGATGTCAATGATAACCCACCAGTGTTTGAAGCTGCTCAATATACTGGTACTGTTCCAGAAGATGTGTTAGTTGGTACATCTGTCGTTCGTGTATCAGCGACTGATGCTGATCAGGGATTAAATGGACGAGTTAGATACACGCTTGATGATGATGGAGATGGTGCGTTTGCTATTGATTCAACGACTGGCATTGTAAGGACAGCTAAGCAACTAGATCGTGAATCTGTTATGAGGTATACTCTTAAAGCAATGGCTGTTGATAGGGGAATTCCTGCACTTTCTTCAATAGTAcctattataattaaaatagagGACGTTAATGATTCACCTCCGGCATTTGAaagtgataaaataatattatacatACCTGAAAACTCACCAATTGGTTCAACTGTCGGTGAAATTTACGCCCATGATCCGGATGAAGGTTTAAATGCTGTTGTTCAGTATTCTATTATTGGAGGAGAGGATGCTAATAGTTTTACATTAAACACTCGTCCGGGTTCTGATAGAGCTGAATTGATAACACTTGAAGAACTAGATTATGAAtcgcagaaaaaaaaatatgaaatatttgtACGTGCTGCTTCTCCACCATTACGCTCTGATGTACTGGTACAAATCATGATTACTGATATTAATGACAACGCACCAGTATTAAAAGactttcaaataatatttaataattttaaagatttttttccgACAAAATCTATTGGAAAAATTCCTGCAGTAGATGCTGATGTTACTGATAAACTTTATTACAATATATTATCTGGTAATAATGCTAATTTAATAACACTTAATAAAACAACtggtgaaataattttatcaccGCAATTAAATACAAATGTACCGAGAATAGCTACGATGGAAGTGTCTGTTAGTGATGGAGTTAATCAAGTTAAAGCAACTATGACTTTATCTGTAAGATTAATAacagataaaattttgtataattcAATAACAGTAAGGCTCGATGATATGACTGTTGAAGCATTTTTATCAccattgttaaattatttcattgatGGTCTAGCTGCAATAATACCATGCCCtcgtgaaaatatatttatattcagcGTGCAGCAGGATACTGACGTTAatggaaaaatattaaatgtcaGCTTTTCAGCGCGGAAAGTTGAACCTGGTaatattgatgaattttataCATCTCAGTATCTTCAAGAGCGAGTTTATTTAAATCGTGGAATTTTAGCAAGATTATCAACTCTTGTAGTCCTACCATTTGATGACAATCTCTGTGTACGTGAGCCgtgtttaaattttgaagattGTATTACTGTGTTAAAATTCGGCAATGCTTCAGGATTTGCAACTAGCAACACAATATTATTTCGTCCTATTTATCCAGTCACAACATTTTCATGTCAGTGTCCTCGTGGATTTACTGGAAGCAAAGAATCATATTTATGTGACATGGAAGTTAATTTATGCTTTTCAAATCCTTGTAAAAATGGTGGGACTTGTAAACGTAAAGAAGGTGGCTATACTTGTATTTGTGATGATAATTACACTGGTGATAATTGTCAATTATCATTGAATCAAAGTAATATTTGTGCTGCATCTCATACGacggataataataattataatgtatgtaaaaataatgcTAAATGTATAGACAAATTAGACGGTGGTTTTACATGTGAATCTTGTCCAATTATTCCTTTAAATACTGTAACGCAATTTTGTGAACTACGAGCTCGTAGTTTTGGACCATCAACATTCTTAACATTTCCGTCACTTAAACAACGACATCgtttaaatatcaaattaaaatttgcaaCAGAATCTTCACAAGGGTTACTACTTTACAATGGACGTTACAATGAAAAGCATGATTTTATAGcgttagaaataataaattcagagTTACAATTTAGTTTTTCACTGGGTGATAAAATAACAAGAGCAACTGCTGCTATTCCCGGTGGAGTTTCTGATGGACAGTGGCACACTGTTAATGTTAATTACATCAATCGTACTGTTACAATAACAATAGATGATTGTGATATTGGATTAGCATTGCATTACGGTAAAAAACTAGGTGATAAATGGTCCTGTGCTGGTACAGGTGAACAAATTCTTGAACCACGTTGCAATTTAATCACAGAAACTTGTCACCGTTTTCTAGATCTCACTGGACCAATGCAACTAGGAGGATTACCATCTATCCCCTCTGACTTTCAAATCACAAATAAAGACTTTATAGGCTGCATAAGTGACCTATATATTGACTACAAATTCATTGATTTAAATTCATATGTTGCAGATAATGGAACAATTGTCGGATGTcctgaaaaatatgaattttgtTTATCTTCTCCGTGCAATAATAATGGAAAATGTCGTGAAATTTGGTCGGGGTATATATGTGAGTGCCAGGAAGGTTTTTCCGGTCCACAATGCAGTGAAGAAATAAGCAAACCTTGGCGATTTCACGGAGATGGCTTATTAAGCTTTAATCCACTGTTAAGACCAATTCAATTACCTTGGATGACTGCTTTTAGCTTACGTACGAGAGCTGTTAATTCTTTTATTATGAACATCCAAATAGGACAAAATAGTTCagcattgttttatttaaaagatgGAAAATTAGCAACTTCGTTAGATggaattgaaataataaaaacaaaagtgcCGATTAATAATGGCGAGTGGCAgagaattgaaattatttggcAAACTGGTTTAGTATCTTTGGATATTAATTACCGAAATAATCCATTAATATCATCACTGCCAGCTAAGCTTCAAGGATTGTATGTGGGAAGAATATTATTAGGCGGACCAGATCAGTCAATTGTAagtagcagcagcagcagcagcagcagtaCTACTACTGCTAATACCAATACAATTATTTCTTCTGGAATTGGTgaattacaattttatgaaGGATGTATTCAAGATTTGCGTATTGGTACCAATCAAAGTATTTTACAACGTCCTACAGTCCAGGAAAATATTGGAATTGGTTGCACAGATGATAGTGAATGCAGCGTAAAGTGTCCTGAAAAATCAAGctgtattaaaaaatggcaAGCCAGCGAGTGCGTATGCGACCCTGGGTATGTTGGAGAACATTGCGAAGCTATTTGTGACATCAATCCTTGTCACAGTGATTCAGGAATTTGTCTAGAAGAAAACAGTTCAAAGCGCGGGTATAAATGTCAATGCAACAGTGAAGAATATACTGGAGAGTATTGTGAAGTAAGAGTTGACCAATCATGTCCAACAACCTGGTGGGGTTCTCCAGTGTGTGGTCCTTGTTACTGTGATGAGTCAAAAGGCTACGATCCGTCTTGTAATAAAACAAATGGAGAAtgttactgtaaaaaaaatcactatcAGCCGCCAAATGGTGAAAAAGATCAATGCATACCTTGTAATTGTTACACAGTTGGGAGTCGCGGACCACGTTGTGATCCTGTTACTGGACAATGCAGGTGTTTAGAAGGTGTTATTGGTCGCGCTTGTACGGATTGTGCTAATCCTTATGCAGAAGTTACTTCAACTGGGTGCCAAGTTATTTATAATGGCTGTCCTAAGTCATACGCTGGGGGATTATGGTGGCCGCAAACTTTGTTTAATAAAACGGGAGATTCTCCTGTGGTTGTTGTGGTTTTTGAAAACTGTCCTGGTACTGCTCAAGGTATGGCTTCTAGACAGTGTGATAGCGAATCTGGTGGGTGGCAATCGccagatttatttaattgcacATCGGATATATTTATCCAGCAAAGATATAATCTAGCGGCTATTGAAAATTCAGAAATGATACTAAATCGGGATATTGCGGTTAAAATAGCGCGTGATCTTAATTTTGcggttaaaaatattaaaaatatgtatggCGCGGATGTACTTATAGCGGAATCATTGTTTAAGTTGTTACTTAAGTATGAAGAAAGTCAAGCTGATTTGCATCTTACTCACAATCAAGATAAAGATTATGTACCTAATTTAGTTGGAATTGCCGGAggaattcttaataaaaaatataaagacaCTTGGCTGAGAATTGAGGAGTTAAATGGTGATAGTACTGATAAGATACTTGATGCAATGGCTaggtatttaaaaatattaactaattCACAGCACAATACTTTTACAGATCCGTTTGAAGTCGTTGATCCTTTTGTAATAATGGGAATGGACACTGTTACATCTGAAAGTTTGTTTGGATATGAATCTACAGTAAATAATggtgaaatatttaaatctgCTATTGAAGAAATAGACAAAAAAGTTATCTTACCTGACacttcatcatttttatcaacACCAACTCACCTAGAATCTTACATTAGTTTCCCAAAGTACAATAATTACATTGCTGATCCACGACGTTTTGATCCTTATTCTAAAATAAGAGTACCTTTAAGTTTACTGGGTATAAAAGGAGTCAGTCCTggagagataaaaaataatgaaaatgaagaTAATAATGAGAAAGCTGTACTGAGTTATGTACAGTACAAAGAATTGGGAAGTTTGTTGCCTAAAAAATTTGACGATTCTGTTAATGTAAGATGGGGCGTAGAAGTTGCTGTCGGATCTCCTGTAATAacaatttcaatattaataccTTCAGACAATGgtacaaaattattatccaACAATCCTCAATCTCCAGTACAAATTCAACTTTGGATAAGTGAAGATGATGGTactaaaataagaataaatccTCAGTGCGTTCATTGGAGCACAGCGCGTAATTCTGGAGAATGGAGCAGAATTGGTTGTACAACAGATATTGATGACTCGacaattgattattattatttaaatcccgataataacaacaacaacaacaacttgGAACGTCgtaaaatgattaattgttCTTGTCAAGGTGTGATTTTACAAGTTAAGAATCTTCAATTAGCAACGTTTGCTGTATTAACAGACGTACTTGATCTTGAGTATGTACCCGAGCCATCATTACTAGAAGATGTAACAAGTTACAGTGCATTTATGCTTTCACTACCCTTATTACTCTCagcattattaatattaacattaattcGCGGAAGTGCAACAAATTCAAACAGTATTCACAAAAATTTAGTACTTTGCGTATTTATGGGTGAATTATTGTACTTAATAGCATTAAAAGCAAGAAGTCCATTAGTTTCCAATGAATTTACTTGTAAATTAACAGCCATTGGCTTGCATTATTCATGGCTGAGTGCATTTGCTTGGACTTTAGTTGACTCTATTCATCTGTACCGAATGTTAACTGAAATGCGTGATGTTAATCATGGACAGATGCGATTTTATTACACAATTGGTTACGCAATCCCAGCTATAATTGTTGGTCTGACAATAGGTGTCCGGGCAGATCAATAcggcaatttttatttctgctGGTTGTCAATTTATGAGACAGTTGTCTGGTCATTAATCGGACCAATATGTCTAGCAGTtgtgattaattttttgatattaataatatcagTAAAAGCAGCATTTACATTAAAGGAACATATTATGGGATTTGGTAATTTAAGAACATTATTATGGCTATCTGTTGCATCATTACCACTACTGGGAGCCACTTGGACACTTGCTGTGCTAAGTGCTTCCGAAAATTCTCCTATTTTGTCATATTTATTGAGCGTATCAATAGTAGTACACTCTTCATTTAGCTTAATTGGATATTGCTTCATAAATGGACGagtaagaagaaatttttacctTAGTTTATTGAGATGCTTTGGTAAAAAATCACCATTATTAGAAAGCAGCATGATGGTCAATGGAAGCAGCAGCCAAAATATTAATGGACAATCTCGCTCAGCTCTGGCTTATAATTCTAATTACATTTCTAATGGCAGTGGTATGATTACAAATGTCGGGACAACAACTGGAACTTGCAGAAGGGTTCACGTTGGAGTATCAACTAGTAGCACCACTTCAAGAAGCACCAATAAAACGGGATCAAGTCCTTATCGCAGTGATGTCCACTTAAGACATACTTCCACTTCAACGAGCAATTACAACAGTGATCGTGATCCTTATATGATGTCTTCAACtcgcagtaaaaaaaatagaaatactCAACATTCTTCAGTGAATAATCCTAATAGGaacagtaataaaataatcttacGTAATTCAAGACGTGATTCTGAATCTGATGAATCGGATGGTTCGCACAATGATGATGATACCACTGGAGGTCGTGGCAGTGCTGGAAGAAGTCTGGATCTTGCTAGCTCTCACAGttctgatgatgatgatgtaaCTTCTAATCCTACTGGGActgatagtaataatattaataataaaaataataaaagaaaaataggaTTAAAAACTGTTGGAGTGTCTACTCAACAGCAGCAACAAGTTACGCACAATTATTTGCCAAATATTCATCAGCAAAATTCATTAGTTGGTGACAATGGCAGTGGTACTgatcatttaaatattctttGCTCAAATACTGATTTGTTTCCAAATATAAAACCAATTTACGCTCCAAGGTGGAGCTCGCAATTACCTGAGGCGTATTTGCCGACTAATATTGATATTCGCAGCAGCCAATGGTCCGGTGGGACAATTTCAGACAATGAAATTGCTTCTAATAAAACTTCAAGTCCAAATCCTTTGCCTTATCCTCCGGATGATATCAGTTCTCCGTTAAAATTTGGAGGCGCGGGTgaacatgataataattattctgaGGGTGaggataaaatttcttctaatcaaaattacaatcatattGGTGGGAGTTATAgtggaggaggaggaggaggaggaggaggagagAAGTATCTATTTCCTTATACAGCTGAAGAGGATCATACAGTTTCACCGACTCCATACTTATTATCAATGTCATCGAGGATTCTTGGTTCCAGTTTGAGCCATCATTCGCataattcaaatcaagataaTCACAGTGGATCGGAGAGATACGGAAGTTTGAAACGCGGCCAGAGTCAAAGTCTTCATGGTTCACTGCACGATAATCTAAACGCGGTTGATAGATACGGTAGTTTGAAAAGAGGGAAAATTACACCAACTGTGCTTGAAGATATGCCCGAGTACATTTTACCGATCACCGGAAGAATATTATCCAGTTCGTTGACTCACGATCTTCATCATAGCAATGAATTAGCTGCTTTGAGACATCATCATCAGTTacaacaacagcagcagcaacaactgttacagcaacaacaacaacaacaacagcaacattATGAACAGACTATCACTGAGACTGA cGAAGAG tatcCTTATGCATTTACAGGAAGGATATTAACGCCGAGACACCCGTTTGAAGGACTCCGTCTACAAGAAAATAACGTACAAAATAAATACCTTAgatataataatcattttcataaaatctaa